A single region of the Dryobates pubescens isolate bDryPub1 chromosome 11, bDryPub1.pri, whole genome shotgun sequence genome encodes:
- the KIAA0040 gene encoding uncharacterized protein KIAA0040 homolog yields the protein MEQKISSFFNSILELIRTKHEEGIFNTVCLVVLLGLPFVVLIAFIFICCHCCFCSQRRERRKKGGPSSNGQLHAERNKKKKKKKKDEEDLWISAQPKLLLLDKRPSLPI from the coding sequence ATGGAGCAGAAGATCAGCTCTTTTTTTAACTCCATCTTGGAACTCATTCGTACCAAGCATGAAGAGGGTATCTTCAACACTGTCTGCCTGGTTGTGCTTCTGGGTCTGCCCTTTGTTGTCCTCATTGCCTTCATTTTcatctgctgccactgctgcttttgcagccagaggagagaaagaaggaagaaaggtggCCCCAGTAGCAATGGGCAGCTGCATGcagaaaggaacaaaaagaaaaagaagaagaagaaggatgAAGAGGACCTGTGGATCTCAGCCCAGCCCAAGCTGCTTTTGCTGGACAAGAGACCCTCCTTGCCTATCTAG